From Topomyia yanbarensis strain Yona2022 chromosome 1, ASM3024719v1, whole genome shotgun sequence, one genomic window encodes:
- the LOC131677545 gene encoding protein asunder gives MNELNHKTVFVLDHTPYFGISCEAPIDCEFIKSKIPIPPISKSLWTCAVEASVEYCRIAWDLFPSGKLIRFVVSDTAAHIVNTWNVSTQSLTHVMNAMSMVGVPPRQTQANDYSVIHGLRAAIEALAEPTDFQKDQLGKNEQIVFNLGRVICITSARDDASMKSLEDIFRTVLVQQNTISANHKEYLKIDQCHLVIINLFPSNMESMVNNRALIDISPILKSEIHSNKANKISNKLTHLILPHFDLASTTVTGIPMKEEQNASSSANYDVEIFHGSKAHSVFLGTELVLPHSVKDGSDYETVTLKWCTPRSCGSSEMQPCLAQCRVTPVDVTSRPSSCLINFLLNGRSVLLEMPKKSGGKITSHLLSAHGGEIFIHSLNTSRSCLEDPPSISEGGGGRVTDYRINDYGQLMQLHRIVPLKPVPERAPDENLLKMRSKLSKNSRYWPLTLGSTILYNVRQFVETIVALTQKPELTDDEVLQCQKTIYQLAALEGRQESLALPNMGHRLKGAKREEQYRLLWSELETIVSHSGTSTGHKAVLKCVRDCRSRTPLEVQDKDEAAEAHRASVIRATTDSPMSPPHSMSIGDSAVSALLAGSSRGSKKSLSSGTRSLFDILASSERIQSQKRIDFSGRLCTPPGQVAKLYPNFGVKEEPAPQGRQPDVK, from the exons ATGAACGAACTAAACCACAAAACTGTGTTCGTGTTGGATCATACACCGTACTTTGGCATCTCGTGCGAGGCGCCAATTGATTGCGAATTTATCAAGAGCAAAATTCCAATCCCACCGATTAGTAAAAGTTTATGGACCTGTGCCGTGGAAGCATCGGTAGAGTACTGCAGGATTGCCTGGGATTTGTTTCCGAGTGGAAAACTAATCCGTTTTGTAGTTAGTGACACGGCTGCCCACATCGTCAATACGTGGAATGTAAGCACCCAGAGTTTAACCCACGTCATGAATGCCATGTCGATGGTTGGGGTTCCGCCACGTCAGACGCAAGCAAATGACTATTCCGTCATTCACGGACTTCGGGCGGCTATTGAAGCACTGGCGGAACCGACAGACTTTCAGAAGGACCAGCTTGGTAAGAATGAGCAGATAGTTTTCAACCTGGGGCGAGTGATATGTATCACTTCCGCCCGGGATGATGCTAGCATGAAAAGCTTGGAGGATATATTTCGCACGGTGCTCGTGCAACAGAACACCATTTCCG CAAATCACAAGGAATATCTAAAAATTGATCAATGTCATTTGGTAATCATAAATTTGTTTCCATCTAACATGGAATCGATGGTCAACAATCGAGCACTGATAGATATTTCACCGATTTTAAAGTCAGAAATTCACTCGAATAAGGCGAACAAAATCTCCAACAAGCTAACACACCTGATACTGCCACATTTCGATCTGGCCAGTACTACCGTGACCGGCATTCCGATGAAGGAAGAACAGAACGCAAGTTCTAGTGCGAACTACGACGTGGAGATTTTCCATGGAAGCAAGGCTCACTCAGTTTTTCTCGGTACTGAGCTAGTTCTGCCGCACAGCGTGAAAGACGGATCGGACTATGAAACTGTTACGCTTAAGTGGTGTACACCGAGAAGCTGCGGTTCATCCGAAATGCAGCCTTGTTTGGCGCAGTGTCGAGTAACGCCG GTTGACGTCACCTCCCGCCCCAGTTCCTGTCTAATAAACTTTCTTTTGAACGGCCGTTCCGTATTGTTGGAGATGCCAAAAAAGTCTGGAGGCAAAATTACCAGCCATCTTCTATCAGCTCACGGCGGAGAAATATTTATCCATTCCTTGAACACATCCCGAAGCTGCCTGGAAGATCCACCATCCATCTCAGAAGGAGGAGGGGGTCGTGTCACCGATTATCGTATTAATGACTATGGCCAACTTATGCAGTTACATCGGATAGTTCCGCTGAAACCGGTTCCAGAGCGTGCACCTGACgaaaatttgctaaaaatgcgTAGCAAGCTCTCGAAAAACAGTCGCTACTGGCCGCTGACTTTAGGAAGCACAATTCTATACAATGTTCGTCAATTTGTAGAAACGATTGTGGCCCTGACGCAAAAACCGGAACTTACTGATGATGAAGTGTTGCAGTGTCAGAAAACAATCTATCAACTGGCTGCTTTGGAAGGCCGACAGGAATCTCTTGCGCTGCCGAATATGGGACACAGATTGAAGGGAGCGAAGCGGGAGGAACAGTATCGATTACTGTGGTCCGAGCTAGAGACGATCGTCAGCCACAGTGGGACTTCGACTGGCCACAAAGCGGTACTAAAATGTGTCCGTGATTGTCGAAGCCGCACTCCACTAGAAGTTCAGGACAAGGACGAGGCAGCCGAAGCCCATCGAGCGTCTGTTATTCGAGCAACGACTGATTCACCCATGTCGCCGCCTCATTCCATGTCAATCGGAGATAGTGCTGTGTCCGCCTTATTGGCCGGTTCAAGCCGAGGGTCAAAAAAATCCCTCAGTAGCGGCACGAGATCGTTATTTGATATTCTAGCGTCGTCGGAACGAATACAGAGCCAGAAACGGATTGATTTCAGTGGGCGACTTTGTACGCCTCCCGGACAGGTGGCAAAATTGTATCCTAACTTTGGGGTTAAAGAGGAGCCAGCCCCACAAGGTAGGCAACCAGATGTTAAGTAG